CGCACTCTTCGCAAATTCCGTATTCGCCGTCCTCTATCCGTAGCAGCGCCTCATCGATCTGACGCAGCTTGTCCCGCTCGCGATCGTTGAGAAGCAGCCCGAGTTCGCGATCGCGCTCGCTGGAAGCCTGGTCATAGATGTCACCGGTGGGCTCGCTGGTGGCCGACTCGGACCCCGACTTCAGCACTTTGTTTATCCCTGCAAGAATTTCACTCTTCGACTTCAGGAGAAGAGCCTTCATTTCGTCTTGTTTTTCAACCATTTACATCACTCCATCACTATAAGGTGGGCCAAAAGGTCCCGAAATGTTACTCAAAAAACAACGATTGTCAAGCAATTTTCAGGCCCATCATTCCTCAACAATTTCCCCGATGAGGTCATAATCGGATGAATCGGTGATCCGCAGCCGCACAATATCCCCCACGTTGGCATTGCCGGCGGTAATGTATACCTGCCCGTCGATGTCGGGAGCCTGCCGGGACGAGCGCCCCTTGAGGAGCAGGTCGGTCTCGTCGCTGTAACCCTCAACGATTACCTCCTCCTCGGTATCGATGAGGCGGCGGTTGCGTTTGAAGGAGAGGCGGGCCTGGACTTTCATGAGCTTTTTGTAGCGGTCCCGCTTGACCCGCTCGGACACCTGGTCTTCCATCCCGGCGGCAGGGGTCCCTTCCTCCCGGGAATAGCAGAATACGCCGAGGCGGTCGAACTGGGTCTCCTCCACATAGTGGAGCAGGGTGCGGAAATCTTCGTCGGTTTCACCGGGAAAGCCGACGATTATCGAAGTGCGTAGAGCTATTTCGGGGATTTCACTCCTCAGCCGCGAAATGAGCTCCCGGATCTGGGGCTCAGTGCTCCGGCGGTTCATCCGTTTCAGGATCGGATCGCTGATATGCTGGATCGGTATATCAAGGTACTTGCAGACCTTCGGCTCGTTCTTGATGATCTCGATGAGGCCGTCGGTAATCCCGTCGGGGTAGGCGTAGAGGAGCCTGATCCACCGAAGCCCCGCAATCTTCGCCAGCTCGCGGATGAGCTCCTCCAGAGTCGGGCTTCCCGGCAGATCGCGCCCCCAGGCGGTGATATCCTGGGCAATGAGGTTGATCTCCCTGGCGCCATTGGATACGAGGGTCCGGGCCTCCATGAGGAGGTTGTCCATCGGGCGCGAGCGCAAAGCCCCCCGCAGCGACGGGATGACGCAGTAGGAGCAGCAGTTGGAGCACCCCTCGGCAATCTTCAGATAGGCGGTGTAGGCCGGCGACGATTTCAGCCGCGGCAGGCTCTCGTCGAAAATGTAATTGGGGTCGCTGATGTAGCGGAGCTGTTCCGCCACGCCGCGCTTTTCGGCGATTATCCCGGCAATGCGCGGGTAGTCGGCGGTCCCGATAAAGATGTCCACTTCGGGGAGTTCCGCCGCCAGTTCCTCCTGATAGCGCTGGGGAAGGCAGCCCGTGACGATGAGGAGTTTGCACCGGCCGTCTTGCTTGCGGTCGGCCAGATCGAGAATCGTGTCGATGCTCTCTTTCTTTGCATCACCGATGAAGGA
The nucleotide sequence above comes from Geobacter benzoatilyticus. Encoded proteins:
- a CDS encoding TraR/DksA family transcriptional regulator: MVEKQDEMKALLLKSKSEILAGINKVLKSGSESATSEPTGDIYDQASSERDRELGLLLNDRERDKLRQIDEALLRIEDGEYGICEECEEEIPLGRLKVMPFARFCVRCQSDMEKLQAQTRRVEEEREYREITFGEEEEG
- the rimO gene encoding 30S ribosomal protein S12 methylthiotransferase RimO, with product MKEKVSMVSLGCPKNLVDAEVMLGCLAKDQYEITTDEHEADIIIVNTCSFIGDAKKESIDTILDLADRKQDGRCKLLIVTGCLPQRYQEELAAELPEVDIFIGTADYPRIAGIIAEKRGVAEQLRYISDPNYIFDESLPRLKSSPAYTAYLKIAEGCSNCCSYCVIPSLRGALRSRPMDNLLMEARTLVSNGAREINLIAQDITAWGRDLPGSPTLEELIRELAKIAGLRWIRLLYAYPDGITDGLIEIIKNEPKVCKYLDIPIQHISDPILKRMNRRSTEPQIRELISRLRSEIPEIALRTSIIVGFPGETDEDFRTLLHYVEETQFDRLGVFCYSREEGTPAAGMEDQVSERVKRDRYKKLMKVQARLSFKRNRRLIDTEEEVIVEGYSDETDLLLKGRSSRQAPDIDGQVYITAGNANVGDIVRLRITDSSDYDLIGEIVEE